The proteins below come from a single Piscinibacter gummiphilus genomic window:
- a CDS encoding MBL fold metallo-hydrolase yields the protein MQPNTPSATFGPVTVYFGEKSGKYPDGNQVIVHGGDTVVAFDTPKVANRLGAAVFDDAVDMVILGHVHEDHMCGLHRLPRAPVHVHEADVDAARSWEGLRRHFGYPAPALDAFRAKLDDEFTYMPRPDALAYADGAEWDLGGGVRVRAVHLPGHTAGHCALIVEPHGIAFIGDMDLSSFGPYYGDATSNLGLFRQSLARLPELDAKVWITSHHKGVYTERGAFDDALRAYTARLDEREAGLIERLRAGPLSLDELVAHGFLYPAGFNPSPSAQAIERWSITQHLDELIAAGRVTRDGERHRLCA from the coding sequence ACCTTCGGCCCGGTCACCGTCTACTTCGGCGAGAAGTCCGGCAAGTACCCTGATGGCAACCAGGTCATCGTGCACGGCGGCGACACCGTCGTCGCGTTCGACACGCCCAAGGTCGCCAACCGCCTGGGCGCCGCGGTGTTCGACGATGCGGTCGACATGGTGATCCTCGGCCACGTCCACGAAGACCACATGTGCGGCCTGCACCGGCTGCCGCGGGCCCCGGTGCATGTGCACGAGGCCGACGTGGACGCCGCCCGCAGCTGGGAGGGCCTGCGCCGCCACTTCGGCTACCCGGCCCCGGCACTCGATGCGTTTCGCGCGAAGCTCGATGACGAATTCACCTACATGCCACGGCCCGACGCACTGGCCTACGCCGACGGCGCCGAGTGGGACCTCGGCGGCGGTGTGCGCGTGCGCGCGGTGCACCTGCCGGGGCACACCGCCGGCCACTGCGCGCTCATCGTCGAGCCGCACGGCATCGCCTTCATCGGCGACATGGACCTCTCGAGCTTCGGGCCCTATTACGGCGACGCCACCTCCAACCTCGGCCTGTTTCGCCAATCGCTCGCGCGCCTGCCCGAGCTGGATGCGAAGGTCTGGATCACCTCGCACCACAAGGGCGTCTACACCGAGCGCGGCGCGTTCGACGACGCGCTGCGGGCCTACACCGCGCGCCTCGACGAGCGCGAAGCCGGCCTGATCGAGCGACTGCGCGCGGGGCCGCTCAGCCTCGACGAGCTCGTGGCGCACGGCTTCCTGTATCCGGCGGGGTTCAACCCTTCGCCGTCGGCCCAGGCCATCGAGCGCTGGTCGATCACGCAACATCTCGACGAGCTGATCGCCGCGGGACGGGTGACGCGCGACGGCGAGCGACACCGGCTCTGCGCCTGA